Below is a window of Plasmodium chabaudi chabaudi strain AS genome assembly, chromosome: 10 DNA.
ttgtacataaaaataaatatcgaTTCCAATATTTGGTGAAATTACTATAATTATCATAAGGCATAATATCTTTCTTATCTTTTTGTGTGCCgctttcttcattttcctTTGCATTATCCTTATTTGCTTGTTCAGTGTTGTCGTTATATTTCTCATAGTTTGATTCATAGTATTCACCAAtcccatattttttttcgctATCTTCAATTACTTCCCAATTATCGTCCATATCAATATAGTCTCTATATTTTGAgctttttaaaatgattTCTCCagtttttttgtttcttaatttataaatccCAAGGTAGCATTCAGGAGAAATGATTTGCTGAACCATACAAGTCCATCTAACTAATGTTGCATCTTTTAATTCGTTTAAATCGGGAAATGAATTTATGCATACACAATTAtctacattattattattaagaaGAATATTGCttcctttttcttttataattgtttCAGAAATATCATTTCTTGGGGCAATGTTTTTGTTTCCATCTAAAGGTGTTTCATTTGTTAGATTACagattttcttttctttcttCTCTTCAGATTGTTCAGTGCTTTTgttatcatcatttatattttttgatattccATTTCCTAGTTCTATATATCTATTAACTATTATGCCTTCATCCCAATCTGcatctatttttttgacCCCCTTAGTTTTTGTATagtctaaaaaaaaagtatctATTTGATTTAATACGTTCATATTGAAGAGTTTGTCctttatgcatatgtaaGTGTGTGTAAAAACTTATGTATGTGTGTTTATTTTGAGCTCAATTATTATGGGAAAAGAATCGCACGCCTTCTCAATGCAggatatgtatatacaagCCAAAGGTGTGTTActattgaatatatatattttttaatttatcaatATATGTAGGCCCTCACTATAATAGTATTTAGTTATCCATTCGTAAATTtcgttatatattttatcactttttttttctttccttTAATGCATCCTTTTATCGAATTTATAAACAGCTTGAtcaatacaatttttataattatctttttttatgaaaagttttaatttgtatttttctcATACAAATGTTTAAGAtgtttctctttttttcttaatacATATAGGGGTGTTCtctcatttatttttacacttGATCacctttatatatacaaaatgtaTGAATGCATCTCTATAAgtgtgtttttttatatctttaattattttccgTTGATGAACAGCTAATTAATTTCATGGTATTATGATGATATgtttttccatttatataattttttttatttcttaagtgattatattttccgtcaatattttgtataaatatataccgatgtgtttatacatatgtgcacatatatacttaaaaaaaattataagtcCGTTTTCTTAGTCTCCGTTTGTGAGTTTTTCTTAAATgcccattttttttcttaacaTATATctgaaatatttacatatataatataaatttataattcattAATACACTAGGGCAAATAACCAcacaatttaataaattttttagaaCCCTTAATCACATTTTCTCCTTTTCTTTTCTAACATCTATAAAGCAGATATTTTTAATCGTCGATGTAAAATCGTTCTTTTACTTTTTACTCTCTAGATATTCACGcacaaaaaatggaaagtgtataaaataaataattataagatAAGATAAGATATATGTGTCGGAATCATGTCACTTTAAGCCTATAGGGATAATTGATAATGTGTTACTAAAAAGTTTTATGCATTTGCATATacttgaaaaataatagttttAAATCAAAAGAGGTTTAAACAAGTGTGTATGCATGTACtccaaattatatatacgtaGTTTGAACGGAATGACCatagaaatatatgaaacCCTAAAACAGATGAGTACTCAGGGGAGCATATATACCCATTCATTTACTCACTgtttatatgtaaaattataaacaaaatttatttctctACAAACGAATAAAAATCATTGCAATACCATCTTAAGTATCTTAGTTTATCTATAGCTTgctaaaaatgttttttaaccttttaacaaaatagGCATTTATTcgtaattttattttaaattaagaTATAATGGTAGcactaataataaaatcatttttgaaaaattgcataattattttaattctcTATacactattatatatagtctcaaaatattatatggaaacaatgtatattttaaaacattcgCTTTATAGTAATACATAAAGTCTAAGTTTGGTGTTTGTTAAGTTCCATTTGTGTACCCTCCTATCAAAGAGAggtattatataaacacatgaatatataaatacatattacATGAAAAAACGAACATACATGCTACAGCATACATTCATTTATACATTCACACATTTTAaagtattaataaattggGTATTTTCTAACTATgaataaacataaatgataaatatataggaaggacaaaaaatataaaatattataaaaataaaatacaatacTATTACAATGAGGTGAATATAAGTATCAATGAATGATtcaaaaaacatattaaatcggtaataataatattaaaaaaaataatgcaatataaaaatttgatatttattgaaaatagACTCTATGTAGTATCAGCTTATTAAAGATCATCAGGGACATTTGCAAGCATAATTTTTAGATATCTAGTTAATCTGTAACCTCCCAAAGCAATTTGTTCatttaaaactttttttaaattaataacatATGCATTTGATAAATCATATGAGGTATGTCTATTTAAAGTATCAAATGGGAAAGCTGAATAGATATGTTTAACAGCTTGCTCATAACTGTCCTCAACTATATAATCCAAAAAGTCAACTTCCTCCATTCCGTTCTCTAATCTCTCTCCAAAATATTCAGGAGGGTATGCTTTCATTAAGTCACGAGCATCTTTTGTTACTTCCTCGACAGTAGCATGTGGCCATCTTTTATCTCTGGCATGAAAAACGCAATCACATAAGTGATGTAATTTTTCAGTACGGTGATTATAACTGACATTAATAGCTGTTCCTCCATAATCTCCTTGGatgaaatttttattaaagaaTGTGGTAGTATGTAAAGGTTGGTGCATGTCACCAAAAAcatgaataaaatatcttAATTGGaaattataagaaaaataactaccataattttttcttttttcgaATGATTTTAAGTTAtgaaatattctttttgtAATGGTTAATGAGTTGTCtgtgtttttataatattctttatGATACATATCTAAATCAATGTGGGTAGGATTATATGGTACATTAATATAATGCCATTTGTCCATTAAATCAATACCATCCATTCTTTTAGTAGTATCTATAGGATGTTGATAGTATTTAATATGATCTGGCCATACAGCTGCATATACATGATTATTGAAATCGTTATCTTCTTTGTAATTTTGGAATATTTTGGttaaaagttttttttcactatCATTAAGTCCTTCATATGCTATGGCACTTATTAACATATGTCCTTCATCTGACCAGCAAGCTGCTTCTTTCAAAAGCAATAAGGAAAACAATCCACAGGaaattatgtatttaataaatcccattttttttgtttttgtgaaaaataaaaaaatggtttATTTAGATAATGAGAAATTATATTAGTtgaatgataaaaattaaagtataaaataaaattaaattattttaattatactttttctaaaatatagttagaataatttaaaaaatataatatataaataattagtatattaatttaaaaaacttagaaaatattaattataaattttttaatattgactaaatattaacaataatcatttgattatttttaatttcaaaattttaataataaaatattctaaactaaaaatgttataaaacATGTTAGGCATATGCGTTAAAACTCATAGCTagttcaaataaaaaaaaaaaaaaaacaatttaattTCTCGGAATTTCCTTAATagggtaaaaaaaaaatttgtacATAGTATATGATTTAAAGGTAATTCAAAgaatttttcaatatattgtaaaattatataaataaactatacaaagaaattaaaaatgaaaaaattgaaaataaaaattcgcataatgtaaaatattaatatatgcttGTACAAGGTATTAATACAGAACCGTGAACAGTTATTTACTTAAAGCTAAAACACAAAGGTTaggtgtatatatataagcataAAAAATCGGTTGAAAAGTAAtactatataattattaaaggTAGGCATCACAATGAATTACTTTTCAATGGAAAATATGCTatctataataaaaagatgTGTATACAAATTTGAGAATTAAACACGTGGGATATATGCTTAATTAATTTACTCGTAAATGtcaattaaatataaacaactatcatttaaataaataaaatatggttATAATCATTTATCATATCAAAGAATGCATAAAATGAAAGCAGCATATCTACACAAATACGAAATATGtagtaataaaatagtaatTTAAACTTATGATAGCAAACggaaacaaataatacaaaaattgaTGTTCtagcataaatattttatcattttggttctatttcataatatataaatttgtgtcatccaattttttaaagcataaatataattcatacTTAGCTATGGAAAAAGCAAATGCATGAACACatctattaaaatatacgaaaaaataaaaagtcgtgtttttttttcggtttataaacaatatttaaGAAATGCAAgtagaatataaaaatgaaaaaaggtTATTTAACTGTATACAGTTTTATAGCATATATTATGGTGAATTTAGCTAGCCATTACAAATGCCACTCAATTAGTATTAAATGTCCTACTtaccaaataaatatattaaaaggaATTACAgaggaaaatataaatggaaatatatgtaaattagGAACAAAATGTAAACACCTTTTCAATAATTCATCAAATGGAATAGTAACCGGATATAgaaattcatattttattaaaacagCAATGTTGCAGAAAGGACATAAattaaaggaaaataaagtcaatataataatattaaaaaaaaaagatcaaaatattaataaagcGCATGTGCgtaatttaaaaatcgCTTGtacaaatgataatatactaaaccaagaaaaaaatgaatctTCCAATActcaaaataatacaaatatgaataatcaACCTccgataaaaaatagtgaCATGGTTGGAGAATGTGAATATAATGCTGAAAAGGAAAGAGaagatgatataaaaaatggagaagaaaataatagtaacaaattaaatgacGAATTATTGaacgaaataaatatgaatagaATCAGTGAAGAAGAAAACAGTATTGCGCCCAAAGACATGGAAGATGGTTTTGACATactaaaacattttaatgtagaaaatgataattctTTAATTAGTAATGTAGATCCTGAAAAAAGCAAAGAACTTATAAATAGcgattattttaaaaatatgatgaaagaattaaaattaaatgaagaTGATATTTTAAGCATGTTAagaaaaaacgaaaaaaatgttaccAAATTAATTAGTGAAAATTTAACAGTTGaacaaattgaaaaaaaagcaaaaaatgaagaaaagcGTGACGAAGAATTATTTGAtgtttatatgaataacaATTTAAGAATAGGAAATTATAttagttttaaaaaagttggaaagaaatataaagatattattaaagaagtgataaatattttacttcgtaataatattcaaattaAAGATATTATTAAAGATGTTGAAGAAGGTAGAtatgaaataaacaaacttatatctatattaaaacaccatgaaatttttaaagattTAGATAATAGTGTTTTAgatgaaataattaaaaaatcagTGTTAATGGGATATCTTAATGAAAAGTTTTCAAATGACATTCATGATTTTGAatggaataaaaattttg
It encodes the following:
- a CDS encoding p1/s1 nuclease, putative produces the protein MGFIKYIISCGLFSLLLLKEAACWSDEGHMLISAIAYEGLNDSEKKLLTKIFQNYKEDNDFNNHVYAAVWPDHIKYYQHPIDTTKRMDGIDLMDKWHYINVPYNPTHIDLDMYHKEYYKNTDNSLTITKRIFHNLKSFEKRKNYGSYFSYNFQLRYFIHVFGDMHQPLHTTTFFNKNFIQGDYGGTAINVSYNHRTEKLHHLCDCVFHARDKRWPHATVEEVTKDARDLMKAYPPEYFGERLENGMEEVDFLDYIVEDSYEQAVKHIYSAFPFDTLNRHTSYDLSNAYVINLKKVLNEQIALGGYRLTRYLKIMLANVPDDL